The following proteins are co-located in the Microcystis wesenbergii NRERC-220 genome:
- the bchH gene encoding magnesium chelatase subunit H translates to MKSIVLIVGFETFNSNLYRQSGLLASSKCPDLEVKVFSDKSLTSEPEIVEQALATADVFFASLIFDYDQVTWLRQRAAQIPIRLVFESALELMSLTRLGEFAIGDKPKGMPKPIQFILSKFSSGKEEDKLAGYLSFLKTGPKLLKFIPAKKVQDLRNWLIIYGYWNAGGTENVAAMCWVIAQKYLGLKVQEIPEVIETPNKGLLHPDYQGYFLTPQEYLTWYKKNKSLDKPVVALLLYRKHVISKLPYINQLIRHFETANLIPLPVFINGVEGHTIVRDWLTTDYEIQQRKKGIIETPSLSEDAVTVDAIVSTIGFPLVGGPAGSMEAGRQVEVAKRILSAKNIPYLIAAPLLIQDIYSWTRQGIGGLQSVVLYALPELDGAIDTIPLGGLVGETIYLIPERLQRLTGRLNSWIKLHKTPPQERKIAIILYGFPPGYGAVGTAALLNVPRSLVKFLQALQAQGYNVGTIPEDGEEIIQKVKFADDENLSKHNRLSIETLENWLGYLLTSRIEKHWKSLKDAGIKTIGNQYHLGGIELGNIWIGVQPPLGIAGDPMRLMFEKDLTPHPQYAAFYQWLQKDFKTDAIIHFGMHGTVEWLPGSPLGNTGYSWSDILLGDLPNLYIYAANNPSESILAKRRGYGVLISHNVPPYGRAGLYKELMILRDLIAEFRENPEKNYALRDSILQKIIDTGISKDCPFLEAEKQGIEFTLENAKLFSRYALTDYFVKVYNYLQIVEQRLFSSGLHTLGTAPNQEELKGYLDAYFTDLSEREFQQIIADEATNEKVKEGITIKNLLGQNSEELTNLLRGLNGEYVPPAPGGDLLRDGAGVLPTGRNIHALDPYRMPSPAAYTRGREIAKKLLEQNLTEKGKYPETVAVLLWGLDVIKTKGESLGILLELVGAEPVKEGTGRIVRYELKPLGEIGHPRIDILANLSGIFRDTFINIIELLDDLMQRAAEIEESENDNYIRKHYLALKSQGIDNASARLFSNPAGDFGSLVNDQVVEGNWDNENELAKTWEKRNVFSYGRQDKGQARPEVLQQLLKTSESIIQEIDSVEYGLTDIQEYYGNTGGLKLAAEKQSGKRVMTSFVESFSNDTTPRKLEEVLRLEYRSKLLNPKWANAMVNQGSGGAYEISQRMTALIGWGGTANFSDDWVYDQAADTYAFDAEMAEKLRQANPEAFRNIVGRMLEAQGRGFWQADPDKLEKLQELYQLTDEKLEGVT, encoded by the coding sequence ATGAAAAGCATTGTTTTAATTGTTGGCTTTGAAACCTTTAACAGTAATTTGTATCGGCAATCAGGCCTGTTGGCTAGTTCTAAATGTCCCGATTTAGAAGTAAAAGTATTTAGCGATAAATCCTTGACTAGCGAACCGGAAATAGTCGAGCAAGCTTTAGCCACTGCCGACGTTTTTTTTGCTAGTTTGATCTTCGATTACGATCAAGTTACTTGGCTACGGCAACGAGCGGCACAGATTCCGATTCGCTTAGTTTTTGAGTCTGCTTTAGAGTTAATGAGTTTAACCCGTTTGGGAGAATTTGCCATCGGGGATAAACCAAAAGGAATGCCAAAACCAATTCAATTTATCTTGAGTAAATTTTCCAGTGGCAAGGAAGAAGATAAGTTAGCCGGTTATCTTAGTTTCCTCAAAACCGGTCCGAAACTACTGAAATTTATTCCCGCTAAAAAAGTTCAAGATTTGCGTAATTGGTTAATTATCTACGGTTATTGGAATGCGGGAGGAACCGAAAATGTTGCCGCTATGTGTTGGGTAATTGCCCAAAAATATCTAGGATTAAAAGTACAGGAAATACCCGAAGTTATCGAAACTCCAAATAAGGGACTATTACACCCCGATTATCAGGGTTATTTTCTCACTCCCCAAGAATATTTGACTTGGTATAAAAAAAATAAATCCCTTGATAAACCAGTGGTTGCCCTGCTGCTTTATCGGAAGCACGTTATCAGTAAATTGCCCTATATTAATCAATTAATCCGTCATTTTGAAACGGCTAATTTAATTCCCCTACCCGTGTTTATTAACGGAGTAGAAGGCCATACAATTGTTCGGGATTGGTTAACCACAGACTACGAAATTCAGCAAAGAAAAAAAGGAATCATTGAAACTCCTTCTTTAAGTGAAGATGCGGTGACAGTAGATGCAATTGTCTCGACGATTGGCTTTCCTTTGGTGGGGGGTCCTGCGGGTTCTATGGAAGCAGGAAGACAGGTAGAAGTGGCTAAACGAATTCTGTCCGCTAAAAATATTCCTTATCTTATCGCTGCCCCTTTATTGATTCAAGATATTTATTCTTGGACAAGACAGGGAATCGGTGGTTTGCAGAGTGTGGTTCTATACGCTTTACCTGAATTAGATGGGGCAATTGATACGATTCCTCTGGGGGGATTAGTGGGGGAAACTATCTATTTAATCCCCGAAAGATTACAGCGTTTAACTGGACGTTTAAATAGTTGGATTAAGTTACATAAAACCCCTCCGCAAGAACGCAAAATAGCCATCATTCTCTATGGATTTCCGCCTGGTTATGGGGCAGTTGGTACGGCAGCTTTATTAAATGTTCCCCGTAGTTTAGTTAAGTTTTTACAAGCTTTGCAAGCGCAGGGTTATAATGTGGGAACGATTCCCGAAGACGGGGAAGAAATTATTCAAAAAGTTAAATTTGCCGATGATGAAAATCTCTCTAAACACAATCGTTTATCGATAGAAACTTTAGAAAATTGGCTAGGTTATCTGTTAACCTCTCGCATTGAAAAACACTGGAAATCTCTGAAAGATGCGGGGATAAAAACTATTGGCAACCAGTATCATTTAGGGGGAATTGAGTTAGGTAATATCTGGATTGGAGTGCAGCCACCTTTAGGAATTGCTGGGGATCCGATGCGGTTAATGTTTGAAAAAGATTTAACTCCTCACCCTCAGTATGCGGCCTTTTATCAGTGGTTACAAAAAGATTTTAAGACCGATGCGATCATTCATTTTGGTATGCACGGAACCGTCGAATGGCTGCCCGGTTCACCCCTAGGAAATACTGGTTATTCTTGGTCAGATATTTTATTAGGAGATTTACCGAATTTATATATTTATGCCGCTAATAATCCCTCGGAATCTATTCTAGCCAAACGTCGCGGTTATGGGGTGTTAATTTCCCATAATGTGCCTCCCTACGGACGAGCGGGATTATATAAAGAATTGATGATTTTACGAGATTTGATTGCAGAGTTTCGAGAAAATCCTGAGAAAAATTACGCTTTAAGAGATAGTATTCTCCAAAAGATTATTGATACAGGTATCTCTAAAGATTGTCCTTTTCTGGAAGCAGAAAAACAGGGAATAGAGTTCACTTTAGAAAATGCCAAATTATTTAGCCGCTATGCACTAACCGATTATTTTGTCAAGGTGTATAATTACCTACAAATCGTCGAACAAAGACTATTTTCTTCCGGGTTACACACCCTAGGAACTGCTCCCAATCAGGAAGAATTAAAAGGTTATCTTGATGCTTATTTTACCGATTTATCTGAGCGAGAATTTCAGCAAATTATCGCTGACGAAGCAACCAATGAAAAGGTTAAAGAAGGCATTACTATTAAAAATTTATTAGGACAAAATAGCGAAGAGTTAACTAATCTTTTGCGAGGATTAAATGGGGAATATGTACCCCCAGCGCCGGGGGGTGATTTACTCCGGGATGGTGCGGGAGTTTTGCCCACAGGACGCAATATACACGCTTTAGACCCCTACCGGATGCCTTCCCCAGCAGCCTACACCCGCGGACGAGAAATCGCCAAAAAACTGCTAGAACAAAACTTAACTGAAAAAGGAAAATATCCCGAAACTGTAGCGGTTTTACTCTGGGGATTAGATGTGATTAAAACTAAGGGTGAATCCCTGGGTATTCTCTTAGAATTAGTCGGTGCGGAACCGGTGAAAGAGGGGACAGGAAGAATTGTCAGATATGAATTAAAACCTCTAGGGGAAATTGGACACCCGCGCATCGATATTTTGGCTAATTTATCGGGAATTTTTCGGGATACTTTTATCAATATTATCGAGTTATTGGATGATTTAATGCAGCGGGCAGCCGAGATAGAAGAATCGGAAAATGATAATTATATCCGTAAGCACTATTTAGCCTTAAAAAGTCAAGGAATTGACAATGCCAGCGCTCGTTTATTTTCCAATCCTGCCGGGGATTTTGGCTCTTTAGTTAATGACCAAGTAGTGGAGGGAAATTGGGATAATGAAAACGAATTAGCGAAAACTTGGGAAAAGCGTAATGTTTTTAGTTATGGTCGTCAAGATAAGGGACAAGCGCGACCAGAAGTGCTACAACAGTTATTAAAAACCAGTGAAAGTATTATCCAAGAAATTGACTCGGTAGAATACGGTTTAACCGATATTCAGGAATACTACGGCAACACGGGAGGATTAAAATTAGCCGCAGAAAAACAAAGCGGTAAACGGGTGATGACGAGTTTTGTCGAGAGTTTTTCCAATGATACAACTCCCCGCAAATTAGAGGAGGTTTTGCGCTTAGAATACCGCAGTAAATTACTCAATCCTAAATGGGCCAATGCCATGGTTAATCAAGGTTCTGGTGGGGCCTACGAAATCTCCCAAAGAATGACCGCTTTAATTGGTTGGGGCGGTACGGCTAATTTTAGTGACGATTGGGTGTATGATCAGGCAGCCGATACCTACGCTTTTGATGCAGAAATGGCGGAAAAATTGCGTCAAGCTAATCCTGAAGCTTTCCGTAATATTGTCGGTAGAATGTTAGAAGCACAGGGTCGCGGTTT
- a CDS encoding diflavin flavoprotein: MNNAIVKPRDVQVAPIAVDTFVFRSRTWDRLKFEIEYGLQKGTTANSYLIKSEKVALFDPPGESFSAIFLEALTKRINPKTIDYIILGHVNPNRAVTLKALLEIAPQVTFVCSNPGAISLKKILETEALNLLVVKGEEILNLGANHQLEFIPTPNPRFPDQLCTYDSKTDILYTDKLFGAHVCGDQIFDEGWSVYNEDRRYYFDCLMAPYASQISNALEKLAAKSPLFYAVGHGPLVRYAMHELTLSYQQWLAVQTSQELTIALIYASAYGNTATLAQAIAMGITKAAVAVTAINAESAEPDEIKTAIEKSVGFIFGSPTLGGHTPTPIQTALGITLANGDKSKLVGVFGSYGWSGEAIDLLESKFRDGGYRFGFEPIRVKFKPTEAILKTCEEAGTDFAQAVKKARKSRQPKTNVNQPQSDRRSQALGRLVGSLCIVTCELGELRGAMLASWVSQATFTPPGLTIAVAKERAIESLLYSGTPFVLNILQEGQHLALMKHFLKPFSPGEDRFAHIETTKAENGGPILAEALAYLECRVEQRMECGDHWLLYAIAEKGKVLHQGLTAIHHRKSGSYY; this comes from the coding sequence ATGAATAATGCAATTGTCAAACCGAGAGATGTACAAGTAGCACCGATAGCCGTCGATACTTTTGTCTTTCGTTCCCGCACTTGGGACCGGTTAAAATTCGAGATCGAATACGGATTACAAAAGGGAACCACCGCCAATAGTTATCTGATTAAAAGTGAAAAAGTCGCTCTTTTTGATCCACCAGGGGAATCATTCTCGGCTATATTTTTAGAGGCTTTAACTAAAAGAATCAATCCGAAAACTATTGATTATATTATCCTCGGTCACGTTAACCCCAATCGTGCCGTCACCCTCAAGGCACTTTTAGAAATAGCTCCTCAAGTCACTTTTGTTTGTTCCAATCCGGGGGCAATTTCCCTGAAAAAAATTCTCGAAACTGAAGCATTAAATCTATTGGTTGTCAAGGGGGAAGAAATATTAAATTTAGGAGCAAACCATCAATTAGAATTTATCCCCACTCCTAACCCCAGATTTCCCGATCAACTCTGTACCTACGACAGCAAAACTGATATTCTCTACACCGATAAATTATTCGGAGCGCACGTTTGTGGCGACCAAATTTTTGATGAGGGTTGGAGCGTTTATAATGAAGATCGGCGTTATTATTTTGATTGTCTCATGGCTCCCTATGCCAGCCAAATTAGCAACGCTTTGGAGAAATTAGCCGCTAAATCGCCCTTATTTTATGCCGTTGGTCACGGTCCTCTGGTGCGTTACGCGATGCACGAATTGACCCTTTCCTATCAACAATGGTTAGCAGTACAAACGTCCCAAGAGTTGACAATCGCCCTGATTTATGCTAGTGCCTACGGCAACACTGCCACCCTCGCTCAAGCGATCGCTATGGGGATCACGAAAGCGGCAGTGGCAGTCACGGCGATTAACGCCGAGTCCGCCGAACCGGACGAGATCAAAACGGCGATCGAAAAAAGTGTCGGTTTTATCTTTGGTTCCCCCACTTTGGGAGGACACACGCCGACTCCCATCCAAACCGCCTTGGGGATTACCCTGGCAAATGGCGATAAAAGCAAGCTGGTGGGGGTTTTTGGCTCCTACGGTTGGAGTGGGGAAGCGATCGATCTTTTGGAAAGTAAATTCCGGGATGGCGGTTATCGCTTCGGTTTTGAGCCAATTCGGGTTAAATTTAAGCCCACGGAGGCAATTTTAAAGACCTGCGAGGAAGCAGGAACCGATTTCGCTCAAGCAGTCAAAAAAGCTCGCAAAAGCAGACAACCGAAAACTAATGTTAACCAACCCCAAAGTGATCGGCGATCGCAAGCCCTCGGCCGTTTGGTGGGTTCTCTCTGTATCGTCACCTGCGAATTGGGGGAATTGCGCGGCGCCATGTTAGCCTCTTGGGTGTCGCAAGCGACGTTCACGCCACCTGGATTGACTATTGCCGTGGCGAAAGAACGAGCGATCGAGTCTCTGCTTTATAGTGGTACGCCTTTTGTCCTTAATATCCTCCAAGAAGGTCAACATTTGGCTTTAATGAAGCATTTTCTTAAACCTTTTTCCCCCGGAGAAGATCGTTTCGCTCATATCGAAACCACTAAAGCTGAGAACGGTGGGCCGATTCTGGCCGAAGCGCTCGCTTATCTGGAATGTCGGGTGGAACAACGAATGGAGTGCGGTGATCATTGGCTGCTTTATGCGATCGCAGAAAAAGGCAAGGTTTTACACCAGGGTTTAACCGCCATCCATCATCGCAAATCCGGCAGTTATTATTAG
- the hypF gene encoding carbamoyltransferase HypF: protein MNNQSIQSDQRLALIVRGAVQGVGFRPFVYRLATELNLTGWVNNTAAGVFIEVEGNRDKLETFLNRLSLEKPPQSLIENIETQWLNTVGYQNFSIRPSSGGEKNTIVLPDLATCPDCLADIFDPNNRRYRYPFTNCTNCGPRYSIIESLPYDRSATTMRGFNQCPECQREYENPLDRRFHAQPNACPRCGPQISLLDSQGSVLAEKDQALIATARAIEQGKIMALKGLGGFHLVVDARNTEAVQKLRQRKQRPDKPFAVMYPNLDLVKNHGYVSSLESQLLQSPAGAIVLIKQRKNDLSAAVSPGNPYLGVMLPYTPLHHLLLAELGFPIVATSGNIADEPICIEEKEALEKLGTIADLFLVHNRPIVRPVDDSIIREMAGKAMILRRARGYAPFPVKVNEGDFPPILAVGSYFKNTVAIYQKNQVFISQHIGDLDTVNAVNHFENILDSLKKLYEFVPEVIACDAHPEYLATKYAYSLNLPVIPIQHHYAHVLSCMAEHQLQPPVLGVAWDGTGYGLDGTIWGGEFIHIAADSWQRVAHFKPWPLPGGEKAVKEPRRVALGLLEVMENADRIKSAFSEQEWSIFRQMLTKKINCPLTSSVGRLFDGVAAILGLCYQLSFEGQAAMQLEFALEGIKTEEYYNFSLSADSPIVIDWNQIILGVVEDLEKQVQIGIIAAKFHNSLSEIIVEIAQKIGREKILLTGGCFQNRYLTERTINRLQASGFQPYWQQTVPTNDGGISLGQIIGAFSQLKRF, encoded by the coding sequence ATGAATAATCAGAGCATTCAGTCCGATCAGCGATTAGCTTTAATTGTGCGCGGAGCAGTACAAGGGGTCGGTTTTCGTCCTTTTGTTTATCGATTAGCAACGGAATTAAACCTAACTGGTTGGGTGAATAATACAGCAGCGGGAGTTTTTATTGAAGTCGAGGGCAATCGAGACAAACTAGAAACTTTTTTGAATCGATTATCTTTAGAAAAACCACCTCAATCGCTAATTGAAAATATTGAGACTCAATGGTTAAATACCGTCGGTTATCAAAACTTTAGCATACGTCCTAGCAGCGGCGGTGAAAAGAATACAATTGTTCTGCCCGATTTAGCCACTTGTCCCGATTGTTTAGCCGATATTTTTGACCCTAATAATCGTCGTTATCGCTATCCTTTTACTAACTGCACTAACTGCGGTCCTCGCTACAGTATCATCGAGAGTTTACCCTATGATCGCAGTGCCACAACTATGAGGGGTTTTAATCAGTGTCCCGAATGTCAAAGGGAATACGAAAACCCTCTGGATCGCCGTTTTCATGCCCAACCGAATGCCTGTCCTCGTTGCGGACCCCAAATTAGTCTTTTAGATAGTCAAGGCTCTGTATTAGCGGAAAAAGATCAAGCTTTAATCGCTACTGCTAGAGCAATTGAACAGGGAAAAATTATGGCGCTCAAAGGATTAGGAGGATTTCACCTAGTTGTCGATGCAAGAAATACGGAAGCAGTGCAAAAATTGCGACAACGTAAACAGCGACCAGATAAGCCTTTTGCCGTGATGTATCCTAATCTTGACTTAGTGAAAAACCACGGTTATGTATCTTCTTTAGAATCGCAATTATTGCAGTCTCCTGCTGGGGCAATTGTCCTGATTAAACAGCGAAAAAATGATCTTTCTGCTGCCGTTTCTCCGGGTAATCCCTATCTAGGAGTCATGTTACCCTATACTCCCCTACATCATCTTTTATTGGCAGAATTAGGCTTTCCTATTGTAGCAACCAGTGGTAATATAGCCGATGAACCTATCTGTATTGAGGAAAAAGAAGCTTTAGAAAAATTAGGAACAATCGCCGATTTATTTCTAGTTCATAATCGTCCCATAGTTCGGCCAGTGGATGACTCTATTATCAGGGAAATGGCAGGAAAAGCGATGATTTTGCGGCGAGCGCGGGGATATGCTCCCTTTCCAGTTAAAGTTAATGAGGGAGATTTCCCCCCGATTCTGGCCGTGGGAAGTTATTTTAAAAATACCGTGGCTATCTACCAAAAAAATCAAGTTTTTATTAGTCAACATATCGGCGATTTAGATACAGTTAATGCCGTCAATCATTTTGAAAATATCCTCGATAGTTTAAAAAAATTATACGAGTTTGTACCCGAAGTTATTGCCTGTGATGCCCATCCTGAATATCTAGCGACCAAGTACGCTTATAGCTTAAATTTACCCGTTATTCCCATTCAACACCATTACGCTCACGTTTTATCCTGCATGGCAGAACATCAGCTACAACCTCCGGTTTTAGGGGTTGCTTGGGATGGAACAGGATACGGTTTAGACGGCACAATTTGGGGGGGAGAATTTATCCATATTGCTGCCGATTCTTGGCAGCGAGTCGCCCATTTTAAACCCTGGCCATTACCCGGAGGAGAAAAAGCGGTTAAAGAACCCAGACGCGTAGCTTTAGGATTACTAGAAGTTATGGAAAATGCTGATAGGATAAAATCAGCTTTTAGTGAACAGGAATGGTCGATTTTTAGGCAAATGTTAACCAAAAAAATTAATTGTCCTTTAACTTCTAGTGTCGGGCGTTTGTTTGATGGTGTGGCGGCGATTCTAGGTTTATGTTATCAATTAAGTTTTGAGGGACAAGCAGCAATGCAATTAGAATTCGCCCTTGAGGGCATTAAAACGGAGGAATATTATAATTTTTCTTTATCAGCTGACTCACCCATAGTTATTGATTGGAATCAGATAATTTTAGGAGTTGTTGAGGATTTAGAAAAACAAGTACAAATCGGCATAATTGCCGCTAAATTTCATAATAGTTTAAGTGAGATTATTGTAGAAATTGCTCAGAAAATAGGTAGAGAAAAAATTCTCTTGACGGGAGGCTGTTTTCAAAATCGTTATCTGACGGAAAGAACAATTAATCGCTTACAAGCTTCGGGATTCCAACCCTACTGGCAGCAAACTGTTCCCACTAATGATGGTGGTATTAGTCTTGGTCAAATTATTGGGGCTTTTTCTCAACTTAAACGGTTCTAG
- a CDS encoding ATP-dependent Zn protease produces MEQTALNLIAITVFSITLSVFVTPLLSISPFVPALATFSLLGLVTVDTLTFNNRGVTLLLDALSPSKHRQRVIHHEAGHFLTAYILGIPIASYSLTAWEAFRQGQEGVGGVQFDLADLEQKVKNFTDFPAFLERISTVWMAGIAAETLVYGKAEGGESDQFYLQSALKLAGVPENNYAQKERWSLLQAKTLLEKQQTAYQALVIAMENRASVEECCRVISESLV; encoded by the coding sequence ATGGAACAGACAGCTTTAAATCTGATCGCGATTACCGTTTTTTCGATCACTCTTTCCGTATTTGTCACTCCTTTGCTGTCTATTTCGCCTTTTGTCCCCGCTTTAGCTACTTTTAGCCTCTTGGGATTAGTTACAGTTGATACTCTCACCTTTAATAACCGGGGTGTGACTTTACTACTGGATGCTCTTTCTCCCAGTAAACACCGTCAAAGAGTTATTCACCACGAAGCCGGACATTTTCTCACCGCTTATATTTTGGGCATTCCGATCGCCAGTTATAGTTTGACCGCTTGGGAAGCCTTTCGTCAAGGCCAGGAGGGAGTCGGCGGTGTTCAATTTGACCTAGCAGATTTAGAGCAAAAAGTCAAGAACTTTACCGATTTTCCTGCTTTTTTAGAGCGAATTTCTACGGTGTGGATGGCGGGAATTGCTGCCGAAACCTTAGTTTATGGTAAAGCGGAGGGGGGAGAAAGCGATCAATTTTATCTGCAATCGGCCTTAAAATTAGCGGGGGTTCCTGAGAATAATTATGCCCAAAAAGAGCGCTGGAGTTTATTACAGGCAAAAACTCTTTTAGAAAAACAACAGACTGCCTATCAAGCTTTAGTGATAGCTATGGAAAACAGGGCAAGTGTGGAAGAATGCTGTCGGGTGATTAGTGAAAGTTTAGTATAA
- the hisN gene encoding histidinol-phosphatase, with translation MNIDRTIQLAHQLADASGEIIQRYFRQPHLETETKLEQVSSIVTIADQEAEEAMVAIIRRELPEDGVIREEGANIPSQSGRYWVLDPIDGTSSFVKGLPIFGTLISLVAENQPILGIVDQPILGDRWLGVKGKASLYNNRMIVNPYRQDRELVLKNACLASTTPLMFITERQQAIARQLQSVCKRSAFGGDCYNYMMLATGCTAMPMVILESDLKYYDFCALIPIIEGAGGIISDWSGNPLQADSSEVLAVSNSGLWRQVLEQINRVG, from the coding sequence ATGAATATTGATCGCACTATCCAACTAGCTCATCAATTAGCGGACGCTTCTGGAGAGATTATCCAGCGCTATTTTCGGCAGCCCCATCTAGAAACCGAGACAAAACTCGAGCAAGTTTCCTCAATAGTAACAATCGCCGATCAAGAAGCTGAGGAGGCGATGGTAGCGATTATTCGGCGAGAATTGCCTGAAGATGGGGTTATTCGGGAAGAAGGAGCCAATATTCCCTCCCAAAGTGGTCGTTATTGGGTGTTGGATCCGATCGATGGCACATCCTCTTTTGTCAAGGGATTACCGATTTTTGGGACTTTAATCAGCCTGGTGGCAGAAAATCAACCGATTTTAGGAATTGTCGATCAACCGATTTTAGGCGATCGCTGGTTAGGAGTGAAGGGAAAAGCCAGTCTTTATAATAACCGGATGATTGTTAATCCCTACCGTCAAGATCGGGAACTTGTCTTAAAAAATGCCTGTTTAGCCTCCACCACTCCCTTAATGTTTATCACAGAACGACAACAGGCGATCGCTCGTCAGCTGCAAAGCGTCTGTAAACGTAGTGCTTTTGGGGGTGATTGTTATAACTATATGATGTTAGCCACCGGCTGCACTGCCATGCCGATGGTAATCCTAGAATCAGACCTGAAATACTACGATTTTTGTGCTTTAATCCCGATTATTGAAGGTGCTGGCGGAATAATTAGCGATTGGTCGGGTAATCCCCTACAAGCTGATTCTAGCGAAGTTTTAGCCGTCTCTAATTCCGGTTTATGGCGGCAGGTTTTAGAACAAATCAACAGAGTGGGTTAG
- the rpe gene encoding ribulose-phosphate 3-epimerase: MTQNGSSKSIVVSPSILSADFSKLGADIEAVDKAGADWIHVDVMDGRFVPNITIGPLIVSAIRPYTKKPLDVHLMIVEPEKYVADFAKAGADIISVHAEHNASPHLHRTLCQIRELGKQAGVVLNPSTPLDLIEYVLHLCDLVLIMSVNPGFGGQSFIPEVVPKIRQLRQMCDEKGLDPWIEVDGGLKPANTWQVLEAGANAIVAGSAVFNAPDYAAAIEGIRNSKRPQPQLATV, encoded by the coding sequence ATGACCCAAAACGGAAGCTCGAAGTCGATCGTTGTCTCTCCCTCGATCCTATCGGCGGATTTTAGTAAATTAGGAGCCGATATCGAGGCTGTGGATAAGGCAGGAGCCGATTGGATTCACGTTGATGTGATGGATGGTCGTTTTGTCCCGAATATCACCATTGGACCCCTGATTGTCTCCGCTATTCGTCCCTATACGAAAAAACCTTTAGATGTGCATTTAATGATCGTGGAACCAGAAAAATATGTGGCTGACTTTGCGAAAGCGGGTGCTGACATTATTTCTGTTCACGCTGAACATAATGCTTCTCCCCACCTCCATCGTACTCTTTGCCAAATTCGCGAACTCGGTAAACAAGCGGGTGTGGTATTAAATCCCTCCACTCCCTTAGATTTAATCGAATATGTGCTGCATTTGTGCGATTTAGTCCTAATTATGAGCGTTAACCCCGGTTTTGGTGGCCAGAGTTTTATCCCGGAAGTTGTCCCCAAAATCCGTCAATTACGCCAAATGTGCGATGAAAAAGGCTTGGATCCCTGGATTGAAGTGGATGGCGGCTTAAAACCGGCTAATACTTGGCAAGTTCTCGAAGCGGGTGCTAATGCGATCGTAGCAGGTTCGGCGGTATTTAATGCCCCTGATTACGCGGCGGCGATCGAAGGTATCCGTAACAGCAAACGTCCCCAACCTCAATTAGCCACGGTTTAA
- a CDS encoding DUF1815 family protein: MFKRLAEQHRQLVKDLVMDLQALAIALENQGYLASCYTCGGQLNSASFMVGLGETHLIRFLVSDYGITWTEMRDDRELMKLEGAEAISQLEELANLIKYQISPAEFIDKKPSSVLQRLETV, translated from the coding sequence GTGTTTAAACGACTTGCAGAACAGCATCGCCAACTGGTCAAAGACTTAGTCATGGATTTACAGGCCTTAGCGATCGCACTAGAAAATCAAGGTTATCTAGCATCTTGCTACACCTGTGGCGGTCAACTGAATAGCGCATCTTTTATGGTGGGATTGGGTGAAACCCATCTAATTCGGTTTCTCGTGTCCGATTACGGCATCACCTGGACAGAAATGCGCGATGATCGAGAGTTAATGAAACTCGAAGGCGCGGAAGCCATCAGCCAACTAGAGGAATTAGCCAATCTGATTAAATATCAAATTTCGCCGGCGGAATTTATTGACAAAAAACCCTCCTCCGTGCTGCAACGGTTAGAGACGGTTTAA